The proteins below are encoded in one region of Polynucleobacter sp. AP-Nino-20-G2:
- the greB gene encoding transcription elongation factor GreB, translating into MEEKNYITPAGHERIKSELLQLLNLDRPEVVRVVHWAASNGDRSENGDYIYGKKRLREIDRRIRFLNQRLEFAVVVDNLARKSGEADAEQVFFGATVTYANVDGANSGKETTITIVGVDEVDLDRGYVSWVSPIAKALIKARLGDCVKIQTPTGPTEIEILDVQYL; encoded by the coding sequence ATGGAAGAGAAGAACTACATCACACCCGCTGGTCATGAACGTATTAAAAGTGAGCTTTTACAGCTCCTGAACCTTGACCGGCCTGAGGTTGTCAGGGTTGTGCACTGGGCTGCTTCGAACGGGGATCGCTCTGAAAATGGGGACTATATCTATGGAAAAAAGCGACTTCGGGAGATTGATCGCCGAATTCGCTTCCTAAATCAGCGCCTGGAATTTGCCGTAGTGGTCGATAATTTGGCCAGAAAATCGGGGGAAGCTGACGCTGAACAGGTGTTTTTTGGGGCTACCGTCACTTATGCCAATGTCGACGGAGCAAATTCCGGCAAAGAAACCACCATTACCATCGTAGGAGTCGATGAAGTCGACCTAGATAGGGGTTATGTCAGCTGGGTATCCCCTATCGCCAAGGCCCTCATTAAGGCTCGATTGGGTGATTGCGTCAAGATTCAAACGCCTACCGGCCCCACTGAAATAGAAATTCTAGACGTTCAATATCTGTAA
- a CDS encoding HD-GYP domain-containing protein has product MGSFKQQAAIRIMASALGLAILFGVATYWITQIAFEGAIARQAAETSNSLRWALNSKTVASLRKDNSQLISQLNNIIKFGNFDAAELYDADWHKLAEVDNDFVDELSQLTRVDHFKQYTQPIYTTNKLKDGRLAINVFVPYLETPDDLTSKPLGYFEGLYIAPEWRVEQMRNLSYGSVLFVTLAVLICGLALYPIMLDLNKERERKAEKLFQSNVLVMKSLGEAIARRDSETGAHNNRVTLLAINIAEAMKFPPKSMESLIVGALLHDIGKIAISDNILLKPGKLTDAEFEIMKSHVNQGENIIEDKGWLHDAYDVISGHHERWDGSGYPRGLKGAAIPLAARIFAVADVFDALTSKRPYKEPFDYETSLAFIDAASGSHFDPQVVEIFKSISKALYEDLITLSESTIESRLDEAIVRYLKISLS; this is encoded by the coding sequence ATGGGCTCTTTTAAACAGCAAGCAGCAATCAGAATTATGGCGTCAGCATTAGGCCTAGCGATATTATTTGGTGTCGCCACATATTGGATTACTCAAATTGCATTTGAGGGGGCAATTGCCAGGCAGGCAGCTGAAACTTCAAATTCATTAAGATGGGCACTAAATTCAAAGACAGTAGCGAGTCTTAGAAAAGACAACTCGCAGCTTATTTCTCAGCTTAATAACATTATCAAGTTTGGTAATTTCGATGCAGCCGAGTTATATGATGCTGACTGGCACAAGCTTGCGGAAGTTGATAATGACTTTGTTGATGAGCTTTCTCAACTCACTCGGGTGGATCATTTTAAGCAATATACCCAGCCAATTTATACGACGAATAAACTCAAAGATGGGCGACTTGCCATCAATGTGTTCGTTCCCTATCTTGAGACTCCCGACGATTTAACTAGCAAACCTTTGGGGTATTTCGAGGGTCTTTACATTGCTCCTGAGTGGCGAGTTGAGCAAATGCGCAATCTCTCTTATGGCAGCGTTTTATTTGTAACGCTTGCTGTGCTGATCTGTGGGTTAGCGCTGTATCCAATCATGCTAGATCTAAATAAGGAGAGGGAGAGAAAGGCAGAGAAGCTCTTTCAATCAAATGTTCTAGTCATGAAATCATTGGGCGAGGCTATTGCAAGGCGAGATAGCGAAACTGGAGCGCACAACAATCGTGTCACATTACTAGCAATTAATATTGCGGAGGCCATGAAGTTTCCCCCCAAAAGCATGGAGTCCTTGATCGTAGGGGCGCTGTTGCACGATATTGGGAAGATTGCGATTTCCGACAACATTTTGCTAAAGCCCGGAAAATTAACGGACGCAGAATTTGAAATCATGAAATCCCATGTAAACCAGGGTGAGAACATTATTGAAGATAAAGGGTGGCTACATGACGCATATGATGTGATCAGTGGACACCATGAGCGGTGGGACGGTAGCGGTTATCCAAGAGGGCTAAAGGGGGCAGCAATTCCGTTGGCTGCTCGAATTTTTGCCGTGGCCGATGTGTTTGATGCCTTAACCTCTAAAAGGCCATACAAAGAGCCTTTTGATTACGAAACATCGCTAGCTTTTATTGATGCGGCGAGTGGTAGCCATTTCGATCCACAGGTTGTAGAGATATTTAAGTCAATCTCTAAGGCGTTGTATGAGGATTTAATTACCCTGTCGGAATCGACTATAGAAAGTCGTCTGGATGAGGCAATTGTTCGCTATTTGAAAATTAGCCTGAGTTAG
- a CDS encoding ABC transporter permease, giving the protein MSTSDAVSLPSLAPVAVWSQVDQAHAQVSLSGVVNVYSLAGVWTDVRQKQTAWLQQGGGKSQTLIFDASKVSSLDGSAFAFLIDLEEAQQKAGGQFDIQGLDPKYQPLLKEFDPINNLFPAPSPKPKTNFVVSTGKGTQALLDDANGLITFAGHLSADLAWSIRHINQVRWGDFVNAAVEAGIAALPIVGLVAFLIGVILSFQAAIGMEQFGAVSFVGPLAALGIVREMGPLITAILLAGRSSAAFAAEIGTMTVNSEVDALVTGGLSPIRFLVVPRVLAGILVMPILTLYADIVSIFASMMTMQIYGIPFINFYNGMLSAVDVEDILSGLLKATLFGVVISAVGCLRGMQTGTGAAAVGISATRAVVSSIVMIVLVDGIFAYISYRTGF; this is encoded by the coding sequence ATGAGCACTTCAGATGCCGTTTCATTGCCTTCTCTTGCGCCGGTAGCGGTTTGGTCGCAGGTTGACCAGGCACATGCTCAGGTCTCTTTAAGTGGCGTCGTTAACGTCTATTCTTTAGCGGGTGTTTGGACCGATGTTCGTCAGAAGCAAACCGCTTGGCTGCAGCAGGGTGGTGGCAAGTCTCAAACCCTCATTTTCGATGCATCCAAGGTGAGCTCTCTTGATGGATCCGCATTTGCCTTCTTGATCGATCTTGAAGAGGCGCAGCAAAAAGCAGGTGGTCAGTTTGATATTCAGGGTTTAGATCCGAAGTATCAGCCGCTCTTAAAAGAATTTGATCCAATCAATAATTTGTTCCCCGCACCAAGCCCTAAGCCAAAAACCAATTTTGTGGTCAGTACGGGCAAAGGTACGCAAGCACTGTTAGATGATGCCAACGGTCTCATTACTTTTGCTGGCCACCTCTCGGCAGACCTAGCGTGGTCCATACGCCATATCAATCAAGTGCGCTGGGGGGATTTTGTGAATGCCGCTGTAGAGGCTGGTATAGCGGCCTTGCCTATTGTTGGTTTGGTGGCATTTTTGATTGGCGTTATTTTGTCGTTTCAGGCCGCCATCGGAATGGAGCAGTTTGGCGCGGTTTCTTTTGTAGGGCCATTAGCCGCACTAGGGATTGTTCGCGAAATGGGCCCCTTGATCACCGCAATTCTGCTGGCCGGCCGATCATCTGCCGCATTCGCTGCGGAGATTGGAACAATGACGGTAAATAGCGAGGTTGATGCCTTGGTAACGGGTGGCTTAAGTCCAATTCGGTTTCTGGTGGTGCCAAGAGTGCTTGCTGGGATTTTGGTAATGCCCATTCTGACTTTGTACGCAGACATCGTGAGTATTTTTGCCTCCATGATGACGATGCAAATTTACGGGATTCCTTTTATTAACTTCTATAACGGCATGCTGTCTGCTGTAGATGTGGAAGATATTCTCTCTGGTTTATTAAAGGCCACCTTATTTGGCGTGGTTATTTCCGCCGTCGGCTGCTTGCGCGGAATGCAAACAGGTACAGGTGCGGCAGCGGTTGGTATTTCCGCTACACGTGCAGTCGTGAGTAGCATTGTCATGATTGTGTTGGTGGACGGTATCTTTGCCTACATATCTTATAGAACGGGTTTCTGA
- a CDS encoding ABC transporter ATP-binding protein, translating into MGAISNDLAIDVQNLTVGYGSKVLLQDLNFSVKNGEIFVILGGSGCGKSSLLKNLFGLYQPLSGDVLIEGQNITTAAGAERQKIMTSFGVMYQQGALFGSMNLIDNVTLFMEEYTQLTKEQMNLLARCKLDLVGLLPYESYMPSEISGGMQKRAAIARAMALDPKILFLDEPSAGLDPITSADLDSTILDLSKNLGFTFVIVSHELASIYSIADKVIMLDKDAKGIIAEGDPKVLRDTSQDPRVHQFFNRIMSKDAA; encoded by the coding sequence ATGGGCGCTATTAGCAACGATCTCGCTATCGACGTTCAAAATCTCACGGTGGGCTACGGCTCCAAAGTGTTATTGCAAGATCTCAATTTTTCCGTCAAGAATGGTGAGATATTTGTTATCTTGGGTGGTTCGGGTTGCGGAAAATCTAGCCTCCTTAAAAATCTGTTTGGCTTGTACCAGCCCTTATCGGGTGATGTCTTGATTGAGGGGCAAAACATCACTACGGCTGCAGGGGCTGAGCGTCAAAAAATTATGACGAGCTTTGGGGTGATGTATCAACAGGGTGCCTTATTCGGTTCGATGAATCTGATAGATAACGTGACGCTATTTATGGAGGAGTACACCCAGCTCACTAAAGAGCAGATGAATTTATTGGCCCGCTGTAAGTTGGATTTGGTTGGCCTGCTGCCTTATGAGTCCTATATGCCCAGTGAGATTAGCGGCGGCATGCAAAAACGTGCGGCAATCGCGCGAGCGATGGCATTAGATCCTAAGATTCTATTTTTAGATGAACCATCAGCAGGCCTTGATCCCATCACATCCGCGGATTTGGACAGCACCATTTTGGACCTCTCTAAAAATTTGGGTTTTACCTTTGTCATTGTGTCCCATGAGCTAGCTAGCATTTATTCCATTGCGGATAAGGTCATTATGTTAGATAAGGATGCTAAGGGCATCATCGCCGAGGGCGACCCCAAAGTATTACGAGATACCAGTCAAGATCCTAGAGTGCATCAATTCTTCAATCGCATTATGAGCAAGGACGCAGCATGA
- a CDS encoding MlaD family protein, which translates to MSNNSNPNYFRLGVFVLAAIGVLITVILIFGSGQFFKKSFTIETYIKQSITGLDAGAAVRFRGVKIGQVSSISLSGGLYERDVPMPDRREYVVVRMQIFGDNLQLSNLQTYLKDNLRTRIKSMGITGVNYVELDFYPSATQYVPLPYSWEPEYPVVPSMPNQADEILSGIQKLIGALNSLDVDGTQKKFDALLSNLNILMAGDGKDNSGLANSVKDLNVLLARIAKVTDKGELEVLMRELVATMVSLRQTVSSVQGDTTATMENLRQASEQLNEFTRIASQSPSTLIWGEPPPRITPPMNGAQK; encoded by the coding sequence ATGAGCAATAACTCCAATCCCAATTATTTTCGTCTTGGCGTTTTTGTTCTTGCCGCGATCGGCGTTCTCATCACGGTGATTTTGATTTTTGGTTCGGGACAGTTCTTTAAAAAGTCCTTCACGATTGAAACCTACATCAAGCAGTCTATTACCGGCTTGGACGCCGGCGCTGCTGTGCGTTTCCGGGGTGTAAAAATTGGTCAGGTTAGCTCAATTAGCCTTTCGGGAGGCCTTTATGAAAGAGATGTGCCTATGCCCGATAGACGCGAATATGTAGTGGTAAGAATGCAAATTTTTGGAGATAACCTTCAGTTGAGTAATTTGCAAACCTATCTAAAAGATAATCTTCGTACGCGCATCAAATCTATGGGTATTACAGGTGTTAATTATGTGGAGTTAGATTTTTATCCTAGCGCAACTCAGTATGTCCCGTTGCCATATTCATGGGAGCCTGAATATCCAGTTGTTCCCTCAATGCCAAATCAAGCTGATGAAATTCTGTCGGGCATTCAGAAGTTGATCGGCGCGTTAAATAGCTTGGATGTTGATGGCACTCAGAAGAAGTTTGACGCTCTTTTATCAAACCTGAACATCTTGATGGCTGGTGACGGTAAAGATAACTCCGGTCTGGCTAACTCCGTCAAGGACCTGAATGTATTGTTGGCACGCATTGCCAAGGTGACTGATAAAGGTGAGCTGGAGGTGCTCATGCGCGAGTTGGTTGCCACTATGGTGTCTTTACGCCAAACCGTCAGTAGCGTGCAGGGTGATACGACGGCGACCATGGAAAATTTACGCCAGGCAAGCGAACAACTTAATGAGTTCACGCGCATCGCAAGTCAATCTCCTTCAACCTTGATTTGGGGTGAACCTCCGCCTCGTATTACTCCTCCGATGAATGGAGCGCAAAAATGA
- a CDS encoding membrane integrity-associated transporter subunit PqiC codes for MKTHQMPVVRLVKFASLTLFVAALAACSLPKRPALETASWMLAPERTGQAHKPRTDIWLKMGPVSTSPPFDGRSLVYRLGDQRYEKDFYNIYSALPNDMIASATRQWMNNAQIFAMTVGQSNSFFPYYTLQASVEEFYGDYRVRPEAVVTVEFFLTATTAAKTNPVIGANRYSKRIALKDNTPGALVTGQQEALAQILKEYEAQLYQYAGNLPKPLGQ; via the coding sequence ATGAAGACTCATCAAATGCCTGTTGTGCGTTTAGTAAAGTTCGCCTCATTGACATTGTTTGTGGCAGCATTAGCTGCCTGTTCTCTACCTAAGCGTCCCGCGCTGGAGACCGCGAGTTGGATGCTAGCTCCCGAGCGAACTGGGCAGGCACATAAACCTCGCACTGATATTTGGCTCAAGATGGGCCCTGTATCGACATCGCCCCCATTTGATGGGAGGTCTTTGGTGTATCGCTTGGGTGACCAGCGCTATGAAAAAGATTTTTACAACATCTATTCAGCGTTGCCTAACGACATGATTGCTAGTGCTACCCGTCAGTGGATGAACAATGCGCAAATCTTTGCCATGACGGTAGGGCAAAGCAATAGTTTTTTCCCTTATTACACCTTGCAGGCATCTGTTGAGGAGTTTTATGGCGATTACCGCGTTCGCCCTGAGGCTGTGGTGACTGTCGAGTTCTTTTTAACAGCGACTACCGCCGCAAAAACCAACCCTGTGATTGGGGCTAACCGCTATAGCAAGCGTATTGCCCTGAAGGACAACACTCCAGGTGCTTTAGTGACCGGTCAGCAAGAGGCTTTGGCGCAAATTCTTAAAGAGTATGAGGCGCAGCTTTATCAGTACGCCGGCAATTTACCCAAACCTTTGGGACAATAA
- a CDS encoding SDR family oxidoreductase has translation MDLGLKGKVALVLASSRGLGQAMAVSLAREGVKVAVTGRNPEGLKKSVELIEAAGGTALALSWDLSDASVIDGLVSRVEKELGPVDILINNTGGPPPTLAVGQDPALWQKSFNDMVLSLISITDRVLPGMRQRKWGRIITSTTSGAIAPIKNLAISNTLRAALLAWSKTLSAEVAADGVTVNIIMPGRVATDRLRQLDEARAQRENVSYDSVVQASLKQIPMGRYGDPQEYGDTATFLASQNASFITGSVIRVDGGQIQAI, from the coding sequence ATGGATTTAGGACTTAAGGGCAAAGTTGCCTTAGTGTTGGCGTCAAGCCGTGGATTAGGGCAGGCAATGGCAGTTTCTTTGGCGCGAGAGGGTGTTAAGGTCGCAGTTACCGGACGCAATCCTGAAGGCCTGAAAAAATCTGTTGAGCTGATTGAGGCTGCGGGCGGCACAGCATTAGCTTTGTCTTGGGATCTGTCTGATGCATCGGTCATCGATGGCTTGGTTAGCAGGGTGGAAAAAGAATTGGGCCCTGTGGACATCTTGATTAACAATACTGGTGGTCCTCCTCCAACTTTAGCTGTAGGCCAAGATCCAGCGCTGTGGCAGAAGAGTTTCAACGATATGGTTTTGTCTCTGATCAGTATTACGGATCGTGTTCTTCCAGGTATGCGTCAGCGTAAATGGGGTCGCATTATCACCAGCACGACATCGGGTGCTATTGCCCCAATTAAAAATCTCGCTATTTCCAATACCTTGCGAGCGGCCTTGCTTGCCTGGTCTAAGACATTGTCTGCTGAAGTGGCTGCCGATGGGGTTACGGTCAATATCATCATGCCGGGACGAGTTGCCACTGATCGTTTGCGTCAGCTAGATGAAGCACGTGCCCAGCGTGAGAATGTGAGCTATGACTCTGTGGTTCAAGCTAGCCTGAAACAAATTCCGATGGGGCGCTATGGAGATCCTCAGGAGTATGGCGATACAGCGACATTCTTGGCCAGTCAAAATGCATCTTTCATTACTGGATCAGTCATACGCGTTGATGGCGGTCAGATTCAGGCAATCTAA
- a CDS encoding ABC transporter permease, whose protein sequence is MLIRFLQGLRRDFRSSELVWLFVALTLSVVALSSVSFLADRMQRAFQFDARQLLAADLLLVGDQPIPERFIQEAKGRQLQIAQTIVFSSMATVGSQSKLASLKAVSPTYPLRGRLELAATSSDTVPPTGSVWVDPAMLASLNAKVGDRMALGDRSFAIAGILERELDRGAGFMNFAPRVMMSLEDLPSTGLIGLGSRVTYRLLVAGPDTAIAAYDAWASQWIAREGIRGVRIETLENAQPMMRKTLERAERFLSLVALLTAMVAAVAIALSARRYVLKQADVCAVMKCLGATQNTILLGQLKILMGLTLLASVIGATIGFAVQEVLIALLGNFVLANLPSISLWPLAWSILFSLFLLIGFAGPPLFSLVTIAPIRLVRKELGVVSIRSIWVALLGLLTCLTLIAVAAQDWKLAFWVGLSFSLAVALFALIAWLALRALQFVLSRWGSNSFALRFALGTQARRAGFAVMQITALGIALMALLMILLLRQDLLATWRGNIPVDAPNRFMINIQEDQKPGIAQVLESAGLSQPHFYPMVRARLIEVNGKEIHSSDYSEENARRLVDREFNLSYTDQLPDGNRITAGKWIEGDAPQISLEAGIAKTLHIKLGDQMGFELAGEKVTAPVTSLRKLDWGSMKVNFFVIMSPAQLSGMPQSWITSYYQSPAIDGIDFQLTQAYPNLTIVDVATSLRQIQDVLDRLSSVLGLLFAFTIAAAVLVLLAAIAATQDERFRSAALLKAVGASRNLLGKIAMTELLIIGILAGTLAGLAAGIAAWALGRFVLEIEFHAFAQSLVMGIIFGVGACLLAGYRFQRRIQTATAMECLREI, encoded by the coding sequence GTGCTGATTCGTTTTTTACAGGGTCTTAGGCGGGATTTCAGATCTAGTGAGTTAGTGTGGCTCTTTGTTGCGCTAACACTCTCAGTGGTGGCGCTATCTAGCGTTAGCTTTTTAGCTGATCGTATGCAGCGCGCATTTCAGTTTGATGCGCGTCAGTTGCTTGCCGCGGATTTACTCTTGGTTGGTGATCAGCCAATTCCTGAGCGGTTTATTCAAGAAGCTAAGGGGCGTCAGCTTCAGATTGCTCAGACCATTGTGTTCTCGAGCATGGCCACTGTGGGCTCTCAGAGCAAACTTGCTTCTCTAAAGGCGGTGAGCCCCACTTATCCTCTGCGCGGCCGACTTGAGCTTGCTGCCACATCGTCCGACACCGTTCCGCCTACAGGCTCCGTTTGGGTTGATCCAGCGATGCTGGCAAGTCTCAATGCTAAGGTGGGAGATCGGATGGCTTTAGGCGATCGATCATTTGCCATTGCGGGTATTCTCGAGCGCGAATTAGATCGTGGCGCGGGCTTCATGAATTTTGCGCCACGCGTCATGATGTCTTTAGAAGATCTGCCTTCAACTGGGCTGATCGGTCTGGGCAGCCGAGTGACTTATCGTCTGCTCGTGGCTGGCCCCGATACTGCGATTGCCGCCTATGACGCATGGGCGTCCCAATGGATTGCAAGAGAAGGGATTCGTGGCGTTCGGATTGAGACGCTGGAGAATGCGCAGCCGATGATGCGTAAAACTTTAGAAAGGGCTGAGCGCTTTTTATCTTTAGTCGCTTTACTCACGGCCATGGTCGCCGCAGTTGCTATTGCCTTATCGGCTCGTCGTTATGTACTCAAGCAAGCTGATGTTTGCGCTGTCATGAAATGTCTTGGTGCAACTCAAAACACCATTCTTCTGGGGCAGCTCAAAATTCTGATGGGCTTAACGCTGCTAGCGTCAGTGATTGGCGCAACTATCGGTTTTGCAGTTCAAGAAGTGCTAATAGCTCTATTGGGCAATTTTGTTTTGGCCAATCTTCCATCCATTTCTCTCTGGCCTCTTGCGTGGAGTATTTTATTTTCCCTATTTTTACTGATCGGATTTGCTGGGCCTCCATTATTCAGTTTGGTAACGATTGCCCCGATACGCCTTGTTCGAAAAGAGCTTGGGGTTGTTAGTATCCGGTCGATTTGGGTGGCGTTATTAGGCTTGCTGACTTGCCTCACCTTGATTGCGGTTGCCGCACAAGATTGGAAGCTTGCCTTTTGGGTCGGACTGAGTTTTAGTCTAGCCGTCGCGCTATTTGCACTCATCGCTTGGTTGGCTCTGCGCGCATTACAGTTTGTGCTGTCTCGTTGGGGTTCAAATAGTTTTGCTCTGAGATTTGCCTTAGGCACCCAAGCCCGGCGCGCTGGTTTTGCGGTCATGCAAATTACTGCCTTGGGTATCGCTTTAATGGCTTTACTCATGATTTTGCTTCTACGCCAAGATCTATTGGCGACTTGGCGCGGCAATATTCCAGTCGATGCTCCCAATCGATTCATGATTAATATTCAAGAAGATCAAAAGCCAGGGATTGCTCAAGTTTTAGAAAGTGCAGGTTTGAGTCAGCCTCATTTTTATCCTATGGTTCGAGCGCGACTCATTGAAGTGAATGGTAAGGAAATTCATTCCAGTGATTATTCAGAAGAAAACGCTCGGCGCTTAGTAGATCGTGAATTTAATCTTTCATACACCGATCAACTACCTGATGGCAATCGCATTACCGCTGGAAAGTGGATTGAGGGTGACGCCCCTCAAATTTCTTTAGAAGCTGGAATTGCCAAGACCTTGCATATCAAGCTGGGAGATCAAATGGGCTTCGAGCTTGCCGGTGAGAAAGTTACTGCGCCCGTAACTTCATTGCGCAAGTTGGATTGGGGCTCCATGAAGGTCAATTTCTTTGTCATTATGTCTCCAGCCCAGCTGAGTGGCATGCCCCAATCTTGGATCACGTCTTACTATCAAAGTCCTGCTATTGACGGTATAGATTTTCAGTTGACGCAAGCTTATCCCAATCTGACCATCGTGGATGTGGCGACATCTCTGCGTCAAATACAGGATGTATTGGATCGCCTGTCTTCAGTATTAGGATTGTTATTCGCATTTACGATTGCTGCCGCGGTGTTGGTATTGCTTGCGGCAATTGCGGCTACCCAGGATGAGCGCTTTAGAAGTGCGGCCTTATTGAAGGCAGTGGGTGCGTCTCGCAATCTTCTTGGGAAGATTGCCATGACCGAGCTTTTAATTATTGGAATATTAGCGGGCACCCTCGCTGGACTTGCCGCCGGTATAGCTGCTTGGGCCTTAGGCCGTTTTGTGCTCGAGATTGAGTTTCATGCGTTTGCGCAATCTCTAGTAATGGGCATTATTTTTGGAGTGGGCGCCTGTCTCTTGGCAGGTTATCGATTTCAGAGAAGAATCCAAACAGCGACTGCGATGGAGTGCCTGCGCGAGATCTGA
- a CDS encoding RDD family protein → MTPAELNALPAPQFWRRVSCALYEQLVLLGVIAFTFLVPNLGLGILFGVSLPSWLTFLYLYTVLGIYFVWYWTKSGQTLAMQTWRVRMIGPGGYHLTRRQAVWRYVFGSLWLVPCVFLQWLLELQRWQIIEMLFTVTLFLWPLTIYLDRVNPLLRQSLPDRFGGTRLVELPKNLVTLS, encoded by the coding sequence ATGACGCCTGCTGAATTAAACGCATTACCGGCACCGCAATTTTGGCGACGTGTATCGTGTGCGCTCTACGAACAACTAGTGCTACTGGGTGTAATTGCCTTCACCTTCTTAGTTCCTAACTTGGGTCTGGGTATTTTGTTTGGTGTCTCACTACCTAGCTGGCTCACTTTTCTCTATCTCTATACCGTCTTAGGCATTTATTTTGTTTGGTATTGGACCAAATCCGGTCAAACACTGGCGATGCAAACTTGGCGTGTGCGCATGATCGGCCCCGGAGGCTATCACTTAACGCGTCGCCAAGCAGTTTGGCGCTATGTATTCGGATCTCTATGGCTAGTGCCCTGCGTGTTTCTGCAATGGCTTCTTGAATTACAGAGATGGCAAATCATTGAAATGCTTTTTACAGTTACATTATTTCTTTGGCCACTAACCATCTATTTAGACCGAGTAAATCCCCTGCTGCGTCAAAGCTTGCCAGATCGATTTGGCGGCACTCGCCTAGTTGAGCTACCAAAAAACCTGGTTACGCTGTCGTAA
- a CDS encoding DUF3106 domain-containing protein, whose protein sequence is MPKNYRSLPTKLLISATLMMSVGAFAQAPAGGHSKATGIPEKKLDGTWEGLKPEQQRILAPLESDWDYMLPESRKKWIQVANLYPKMSAADQQRLQSRMTSWSNLSQKDRRIARENYLTSLNFPAEKKAEAWSAYQKLSDEQKKKLAQAEVNKKKPTAANAPTLQQHPITQKSNLAPTLPAPSAPAQDAPPPSANEASSSNP, encoded by the coding sequence ATGCCAAAAAACTATAGATCGTTACCCACAAAACTCCTCATTAGTGCAACGCTAATGATGTCGGTGGGCGCATTTGCTCAGGCACCGGCAGGCGGCCATAGCAAAGCAACCGGCATTCCCGAGAAAAAGCTGGACGGCACATGGGAAGGTTTAAAGCCAGAGCAACAACGCATCCTAGCCCCGCTTGAAAGCGACTGGGATTACATGCTTCCAGAAAGTCGCAAGAAATGGATTCAGGTTGCCAACCTCTATCCAAAAATGAGTGCGGCAGATCAACAACGTCTTCAGTCACGCATGACGAGTTGGTCAAACCTTTCTCAAAAAGATCGCCGTATTGCTCGTGAAAATTACTTAACTAGTTTGAACTTCCCTGCTGAGAAAAAAGCAGAAGCCTGGAGCGCTTATCAAAAATTAAGTGATGAGCAAAAAAAGAAATTGGCTCAAGCTGAAGTGAACAAGAAAAAACCGACGGCTGCTAATGCACCTACACTGCAACAGCATCCAATCACTCAGAAATCAAATTTGGCACCCACCCTGCCAGCACCTAGCGCACCTGCGCAAGATGCTCCACCTCCTAGCGCTAACGAAGCTAGTTCGAGCAATCCATAA
- a CDS encoding DUF3619 family protein, which yields MNRTKEDLLNPTEVDQFGLAAATLLRHGSQSLPAGIKDRLYAARLKALSVKKPEKVRIQQHVFANSTGNWSSGSRSFWDSISWIAPLAVLVFGLIGIAQWQEDSRINDIAEVDAALLTDDVPPDAYADSGFMGFLKNGPLADSEQDGITSSKSPN from the coding sequence GTGAATCGCACCAAAGAAGATCTTTTAAACCCTACAGAAGTCGACCAATTCGGTCTGGCTGCTGCCACCCTGCTCCGCCATGGATCCCAATCCCTGCCAGCAGGCATCAAAGATCGTCTATATGCGGCGCGTTTGAAGGCGCTTTCAGTTAAAAAGCCTGAAAAAGTACGCATTCAGCAGCATGTATTCGCCAATTCCACTGGAAACTGGTCTTCTGGATCACGTTCATTTTGGGACAGCATCAGTTGGATTGCGCCATTAGCGGTTCTTGTTTTTGGCTTAATTGGCATCGCTCAATGGCAAGAAGACTCTCGTATCAACGATATTGCCGAAGTGGATGCAGCGCTTCTAACAGACGATGTTCCGCCTGATGCTTACGCTGACAGCGGTTTTATGGGCTTCCTTAAAAATGGCCCTCTAGCCGACTCCGAACAAGATGGCATCACGTCCAGTAAATCACCAAACTAA